The Cucumis melo cultivar AY chromosome 6, USDA_Cmelo_AY_1.0, whole genome shotgun sequence genome includes a region encoding these proteins:
- the LOC103484187 gene encoding protein DMP2-like produces the protein MATSQLNQKTFTGAGDLIKILPTGTVFLFQFLSPVLTNSGHCEPVNKVLVLVFVILCGLSCYLSSFTDSYVASDGTIQWTIVTPSGMWPTPPTSDSLDLSAYKLRLGDFVHATFSAAVFAVLVVMDYNIVLCFFPSLVEQHKVVVQALPPVVGAVSSVVFVTFPNTRHGIGYRSTSTTTGVPKATSIA, from the coding sequence ATGGCAACCTCCCAGCTTAACCAAAAAACCTTTACCGGCGCCGGTGACCTTATCAAAATCCTCCCCACCGGCACCGTCTTCCTCTTCCAATTCCTCAGCCCAGTCCTCACCAACAGCGGCCACTGCGAGCCCGTCAACAAAGTCCTCGTCCTTGTTTTCGTCATCCTTTGTGGTCTCTCTTGTTACCTCTCCTCCTTCACCGACTCCTACGTCGCCTCTGACGGTACCATTCAATGGACCATCGTGACGCCGTCTGGCATGTGGCCAACACCGCCAACGTCAGACTCGTTGGACTTATCGGCATACAAGCTTCGGCTAGGGGATTTCGTCCATGCGACATTTTCGGCAGCGGTGTTTGCGGTTTTGGTGGTGATGGACTACAATATAGTGTTGTGCTTCTTCCCCAGCTTGGTGGAGCAACATAAGGTAGTCGTACAAGCTCTGCCGCCGGTGGTTGGTGCGGTTTCGAGCGTTGTGTTCGTCACGTTCCCTAATACTCGCCATGGCATAGGGTACCGTTCTACTTCAACGACCACAGGAGTTCCGAAAGCAACTTCTATTGCCTAA
- the LOC103483779 gene encoding probable prolyl 4-hydroxylase 4, which produces MAEFLRFNLLFLFTLTISYLLRRASASYAGSASSIVNPAKVKQISWSPRAFVYEGFLTDLECDHLISLAKAELKRSSVADNLSGESKVSEVRTSSGAFIHKAKDPIVSGIEDKIAAWTFLPKENGEDIQVLRYEYGQKYDAHFDYFADKVNIARGGHRMATVLMYLSDVEKGGETVFPSAEESQRRQASETNQDLSDCAKKGIAVKPRKGDALLFFSLHPNAIPDTSSLHGGCPVIEGEKWSATKWIHVDSFDTIARDHTNCGDENPSCERWAELGECTNNPEYMVGSPELPGYCRKSCKACS; this is translated from the exons ATGGCTGAATTTCTCCGTTTCaatctactttttcttttcacattAACCATTTCCTACCTTCTCCGGCGAGCTTCAGCCTCCTATGCAGGTTCCGCTAGCTCAATCGTCAACCCTGCAAAAGTCAAACAGATTTCCTGGTCTCCTCG GGCTTTTGTGTATGAAGGTTTTCTCACGGATTTAGAATGCGATCATCTCATTTCCCTT GCTAAAGCGGAGCTGAAGAGATCCTCTGTTGCGGATAATTTGTCCGGAGAGAGCAAAGTCAGCGAGGTCCGAACTAGCTCTGGGGCGTTTATTCATAAAGCCAAG GATCCTATTGTTTCTGGTATAGAAGACAAAATTGCAGCATGGACATTTCTGCCAAAAG AAAATGGAGAAGACATTCAAGTATTGAGATATGAATATGGGCAGAAGTACGATGCTCACTTTGATTACTTTGCTGACAAGGTTAACATTGCCCGAGGTGGACATCGAATGGCAACCGTTCTCATGTATCTTTCCGACGTGGAAAAAGGCGGTGAAACTGTGTTTCCTTCTGCAGAG GAATCTCAAAGACGTCAGGCTTCCGAAACAAACCAAGATCTCTCAGATTGTGCAAAGAAAGGCATAGCAG TAAAACCTCGGAAAGGCGATGCTCTTCTCTTCTTCAGCCTCCATCCAAATGCTATTCCAGACACAAGTAGTCTACATGGTGGGTGCCCTGTGATTGAAGGTGAGAAATGGTCAGCAACAAAGTGGATTCATGTTGATTCCTTCGACACGATCGCGAGAGACCATACAAATTGTGGTGATGAAAATCCAAGTTGTGAGAGATGGGCTGAACTCGGCGAGTGCACGAATAACCCAGAGTATATGGTGGGATCTCCTGAGCTTCCTGGCTACTGCAGGAAAAGTTGCAAGGCATGCTCATAA
- the LOC103483772 gene encoding uncharacterized protein LOC103483772 → MLRILRSELRRLCSRLWWLIWKHPKRRVIIKRFGKMNVKGRQKGRPDKSKARIYTKNQLCDSVITRPFRVATFNVAMFSLAPAVPVAEKPATFGFHRKECSFRSPVNHCPKSILKQSPLHNALSKTESLSRSKPKVSINLPNNEISLANNKLSASMEEETPSLTKTTDKRYFKSQVPVRSPVCFPFSIANWHCEDHLTSSRTILEVLKEADADILALQDVKAEESKGMKPLSDLAAALGMDYVFAESWAPEYGNAVLSKWPIRRWKIQKIADDDDFRNLLKVAIDVPGTGEVNIYCTQLDHLDENWRMKQINAITKSVDCPHILVGGLNSLERSDYSPGRWTDIVEYYEKVGKPTPKVEVMKFLSGKGYIDSKDYAGDCEPVVIMAKGQNVQGTCKYGTRVDYILASPDSTFKFVPGSYSVISSKGTSDHHIVKAEFVGIGQKVSRGGQKVLKQRISRLTQTCSSIGMSLMHT, encoded by the exons ATGTTGAGGATCCTGAGGAGTGAACTTCGACGTCTCTGCTCAAGGTTATGGTGGCTGATATGGAAGCACCCAAAGCGGAGAGTTATTATCAAAAGGTTTGGGAAGATGAACGTGAAAGGTCGACAAAAAGGCAGACCAGATAAAAGTAAAGCCAGAATTTATACGAAGAACCAGTTGTGTGATTCCGTCATCACAAGGCCATTTCGAGTTGCTACATTCAATGTTGCCATGTTCTCTCTTGCCCCGGCTGTTCCAGTTGCTGAGAAACCAGCAACATTCGGGTTTCATAGAAAGGAGTGCAGTTTTAGAAGCCCTGTGAATCATTGCCCGAAGAGCATACTAAAGCAATCTCCACTGCATAATGCATTAAGCAAGACTGAATCTCTCTCCAGGTCAAAGCCGAAAGTTTCCATTAATCTTCCCAACAACGAGATTTCTTTAGCAAACAACAAGTTATCTGCTTCCATGGAAGAGGAAACACCGAGCCTAACGAAGACAACTGACAAAAGGTACTTTAAAAGCCAAGTCCCAGTAAGGTCTCCTGTGTGTTTTCCTTTCTCCATAGCTAATTGGCACTGTGAAGACCACTTGACAAGTAGTAGGACCATCCTAGAGGTTCTCAAAGAGGCAGATGCTGATATATTAGCTTTACAAGATGTGAAGGCTGAGGAATCAAAAGGCATGAAGCCTCTATCTGATTTAGCAGCTGCTTTAGGGATGGATTATGTTTTTGCTGAGAGCTGGGCTCCTGAGTATGGAAATGCTGTTTTGTCCAAATGGCCAATCAGAAGATGGAAAATTCAGAAGATTGCTGATGATGATGATTTCAG AAACTTGCTGAAAGTTGCAATTGACGTACCGGGGACAGGTGAAGTTAACATCTACTGCACTCAACTTGATCATCTCGATGAGAATTGGAGGATGAAGCAGATTAATGCAATAACAAAATCAGTTGATTGTCCGCACATCTTGGTGGGTGGTCTCAATTCTTTGGAGAGATCTGATTACTCACCTGGAAGATGGACCGACATAGTTGAG TACTACGAGAAGGTTGGAAAGCCGACTCCAAAGGTGGAGGTGATGAAGTTTTTGAGTGGAAAAGGGTACATAGATTCAAAAGACTATGCAGGAGATTGCGAGCCAGTGGTGATCATGGCCAAAGGCCAAA ATGTACAGGGAACCTGCAAATATGGCACGAGAGTCGACTATATCTTAGCTTCACCAGATTCAACATTTAAATTCGTACCGGGTTCGTACTCTGTCATCTCGTCGAAAGGTACATCCGATCACCACATTGTGAAGGCAGAGTTTGTAGGAATAGGACAGAAAGTAAGCAGAGGGGGGCAGAAGGTTCTAAAGCAAAGGATTTCAAGGTTGACTCAAACATGTTCATCGATAGGGATGTCATTGATGCATACTTAG
- the LOC103483777 gene encoding uncharacterized protein At4g15545-like isoform X2: protein MILKKLQKKRNYVELDRYWKMQGKESGTSGFFLPDGVLQVLPSDPFEQLDVARKITSIALSTRVSLLESESSVLRSKLAEKDEIVADLRFQIGSLNASLSETADKLAQADEEKESLERENASLSNTVKKLSRDVAKLEVFRRTLMLSLQEEGDIFTEASEVVARIQSQPSESTILQIEEEFSSLPPSRYSSVQSQVSEVGSSLAEDHDSDSIRPRIAPGLLLASQTSTPRLTPHGSPSSLSASGSPKRTSKPVSPGRHSMSFSTSRNISGDRSSVYSSAPSSHYVSISSSTGRTRVDGKEFFRQVRNRLAYEQFAAFLEIVKDLNSHKQTKEDTLQKAEEIFGDDNKDLYAIFEGLINRNL from the exons ATGATTTTGAAGAagttacaaaaaaaaagaaactacgTGGAGCTAGATAGATACTGGAAAATGCAAGGCAAAGAATCTGGCACTTCCGGCTTCTTTCTTCCTGACGGAGTCTTGCAAGTTCTACCTTCTGATCCTTTTGAACAGCTCGATGTGGCTCGCAAAATCACTTCCATTGCTCTTTCTACTCGCGTATCCTTGCTTGAATCGGAATCCTCTGTTCTGCGTTCTAAACTTGCTGAGAAAGATGAGATCGTTGCTGACCTTCGGTTCCAGATCGGATCACTCAACGCTTCACTCTCCGAGACTGCTGACAAACTCGCTCAGGCAGATGAGGAGAAG GAGAGTTTGGAGAGAGAGAATGCCTCCTTGTCGAACACTGTGAAGAAGCTCAGTAGAGATGTTGCGAAG tTGGAGGTTTTCAGAAGGACGTTAATGCTATCACTTCAGGAGGAGGGAGATATCTTT ACAGAAGCTTCAGAAGTTGTTGCCAGGATACAGAGCCAACCAAGTGAATCTACTATTTTACAAATTGAAG AAGAGTTTTCATCCTTGCCACCCTCTAGATATTCATCGGTTCAGAGCCAAGTTTCCGAAGTAGGAAGTTCGTTAGCAGAGGATCATGATTCAGATA GCATACGACCTCGTATTGCGCCTGGCCTCCTGTTAGCGTCCCAGACAAGTACGCCTCGGCTTACTCCCCATGGTTCTCCTTCTTCACTATCAGCGTCAGGATCCCCAAAGAGAACATCTAAACCTGTGTCACCTGGGCGACATTCAATGTCTTTCTCAACCTCCAGGAACATTTCTGGAGATAGATCTTCAGTATATTCTTCTGCGCCCTCGAGCCATTATGTCTCCATTTCCTCTAGCACAG GGAGAACTCGGGTCGATGGGAAGGAGTTTTTCCGACAAGTCAG GAACCGTTTGGCTTATGAACAGTTTGCTGCATTTTTAGAAATTGTAAAGGATCTAAATTCCCACAAGCAAACAAAAGAG GATACTCTTCAGAAGGCAGAGGAGATATTTGGCGACGACAATAAGGATCTTTATGCCATTTTTGAGGGATTGATTAATCGCAATCTCTAG
- the LOC127149858 gene encoding protein DMP2-like: MATSGKQRTLTGAGDLIRILPTGTVFLFQFLSPILTNSGHCNSFNKSLSLIFILFCGLSCFLSSFTDTYIGHDGAIHLAFATPSGLWPAPAPASVDMSNYKLQLGDFVHATLSIAVFAVLVVLDSDTVRCFFPSLVAEDKLLVQVLPPVVGAVFVMFPNTRHGFGYHSTATSIGVQKAALS, encoded by the coding sequence ATGGCCACCTCTGGTAAGCAAAGAACCCTCACCGGCGCCGGAGATCTAATCAGAATCCTCCCGACCGGCACCGTCTTCCTCTTCCAATTCCTCAGCCCAATCCTCACCAACAGCGGCCACTGCAACTCCTTCAACAAATCCCTCTCTCTCATCTTCATCCTCTTTTGCGGCCTCTCTTGTTTCCTTTCCTCTTTCACTGACACCTACATCGGCCACGACGGTGCCATCCATTTAGCCTTTGCCACCCCATCCGGACTCTGGCCGGCCCCGGCTCCGGCCTCCGTCGACATGTCCAACTATAAACTCCAGCTGGGAGACTTCGTCCACGCTACCCTATCGATAGCTGTGTTTGCAGTCCTAGTCGTGCTAGACTCCGACACGGTGCGGTGTTTCTTCCCAAGCCTGGTGGCGGAGGATAAATTGTTGGTCCAGGTTCTGCCACCAGTGGTCGGAGCGGTGTTTGTTATGTTCCCTAATACTCGCCATGGGTTTGGGTATCATTCAACTGCAACTTCCATTGGAGTTCAAAAGGCTGCATTAAGCTAA
- the LOC103483777 gene encoding uncharacterized protein At4g15545-like isoform X1 codes for MILKKLQKKRNYVELDRYWKMQGKESGTSGFFLPDGVLQVLPSDPFEQLDVARKITSIALSTRVSLLESESSVLRSKLAEKDEIVADLRFQIGSLNASLSETADKLAQADEEKESLERENASLSNTVKKLSRDVAKLEVFRRTLMLSLQEEGDIFTEASEVVARIQSQPSESTILQIEEEFSSLPPSRYSSVQSQVSEVGSSLAEDHDSDSIRPRIAPGLLLASQTSTPRLTPHGSPSSLSASGSPKRTSKPVSPGRHSMSFSTSRNISGDRSSVYSSAPSSHYVSISSSTGRTRVDGKEFFRQVRNRLAYEQFAAFLEIVKDLNSHKQTKEVTVLSFQIRIFV; via the exons ATGATTTTGAAGAagttacaaaaaaaaagaaactacgTGGAGCTAGATAGATACTGGAAAATGCAAGGCAAAGAATCTGGCACTTCCGGCTTCTTTCTTCCTGACGGAGTCTTGCAAGTTCTACCTTCTGATCCTTTTGAACAGCTCGATGTGGCTCGCAAAATCACTTCCATTGCTCTTTCTACTCGCGTATCCTTGCTTGAATCGGAATCCTCTGTTCTGCGTTCTAAACTTGCTGAGAAAGATGAGATCGTTGCTGACCTTCGGTTCCAGATCGGATCACTCAACGCTTCACTCTCCGAGACTGCTGACAAACTCGCTCAGGCAGATGAGGAGAAG GAGAGTTTGGAGAGAGAGAATGCCTCCTTGTCGAACACTGTGAAGAAGCTCAGTAGAGATGTTGCGAAG tTGGAGGTTTTCAGAAGGACGTTAATGCTATCACTTCAGGAGGAGGGAGATATCTTT ACAGAAGCTTCAGAAGTTGTTGCCAGGATACAGAGCCAACCAAGTGAATCTACTATTTTACAAATTGAAG AAGAGTTTTCATCCTTGCCACCCTCTAGATATTCATCGGTTCAGAGCCAAGTTTCCGAAGTAGGAAGTTCGTTAGCAGAGGATCATGATTCAGATA GCATACGACCTCGTATTGCGCCTGGCCTCCTGTTAGCGTCCCAGACAAGTACGCCTCGGCTTACTCCCCATGGTTCTCCTTCTTCACTATCAGCGTCAGGATCCCCAAAGAGAACATCTAAACCTGTGTCACCTGGGCGACATTCAATGTCTTTCTCAACCTCCAGGAACATTTCTGGAGATAGATCTTCAGTATATTCTTCTGCGCCCTCGAGCCATTATGTCTCCATTTCCTCTAGCACAG GGAGAACTCGGGTCGATGGGAAGGAGTTTTTCCGACAAGTCAG GAACCGTTTGGCTTATGAACAGTTTGCTGCATTTTTAGAAATTGTAAAGGATCTAAATTCCCACAAGCAAACAAAAGAG GTAACTGTCCTATCATTCCAAATCCGAATTTTCGTGTGA
- the LOC103483776 gene encoding protein DMP2-like gives MPKSKPKSTTITPKPIKSRPFQFMATSATEKTLTGVGNLIRLLPTGTVFLFQFLSPILTNSGHCEPINKSLSIILIILCGLSCFLSSFTDSYTGDDGALHWGFATPSGMWPAPESKTVDLSPYKLRAGDFVHATFSALVFGALVVLDSDTMECFFPSFAAADKLLVQVLPPVVGAVSSVVFVMFPNTRHGIGYYDSSKGTSGAAVQRKA, from the coding sequence ATGCCtaaatcaaaaccaaaatcAACAACAATCACACCAAAACCAATCAAATCCCGCCCATTTCAGTTCATGGCTACCTCCGCCACTGAAAAAACCCTTACCGGCGTCGGTAACTTAATCCGTCTCCTCCCCACCGGCACCGTCTTCCTCTTCCAATTCCTCAGCCCAATCCTCACCAACAGCGGCCACTGCGAACCAATCAACAAATCCCTCTCTATTATCCTCATCATTCTCTGCGGTCTCTCCTGTTTCCTCTCTTCCTTCACCGACTCCTACACCGGCGACGACGGTGCTCTCCACTGGGGATTCGCTACGCCCTCTGGAATGTGGCCAGCGCCGGAATCGAAGACGGTGGATCTTTCACCTTACAAGCTTAGGGCAGGGGATTTCGTACACGCTACTTTTTCCGCCCTGGTTTTTGGGGCTTTGGTGGTTCTTGACTCCGATACTATGGAGTGCTTCTTCCCGAGCTTTGCTGCGGCGGATAAGTTGTTGGTTCAGGTTCTTCCGCCGGTCGTCGGAGCGGTTTCGAGCGTGGTGTTTGTGATGTTTCCTAATACTCGCCATGGCATTGGGTATTATGATTCCTCTAAAGGAACTTCCGGCGCGGCGGTTCAACGAAAGGcctga
- the LOC103483771 gene encoding uncharacterized protein LOC103483771 codes for MGIESYVVVHNIAKRHNVGTMARSATAFGVSELILVGRRDFNAFGSHGSTSHLRFRHFHSLLDAQTFLKEKDCDICGVEITDNAVAVNQHPFKRSTAFLLGNEGTGLSAKECAICDFFIYIPQYGVGTASLNVTVAASIVLHHFGVWAGFPERCRDGNKFIVAERPVRQVKRNYCAETEESIIEERKSRRENASKGFFDEGMIDDSTSNLLDTLFIDQ; via the exons ATGGGGATCGAAAGTTACGTTGTGGTGCATAACATTGCCAAAAGGCACAACGTTGGCACCATGGCCCGAAGCGCCACCGCCTTTGGCGTCTCCGAACTCATCCTCGTCGGCCGTCGGGACTTCAACGCCTTTGGTAGCCATGGTTCTACTTCTCATCTCCGCTTCCGCCATTTTCACTCCCTTCTCGACGCTCAAACTTTCCTCaag GAGAAGGATTGCGATATATGTGGCGTGGAGATCACTGACAACGCCGTGGCTGTCAATCAGCATCCTTTCAAGAGGAGCACCGCTTTTCTTCTTGGAAACGAG GGAACAGGGCTTTCTGCTAAAGAGTGTGCAATCTGCGACTTCTTCATTTACATCCCACAATATGGTGTGGGCACTGCGTCTTTGAATGTAACTGTAGCTGCTTCCATTGTCCTACATCATTTTGGTG TTTGGGCAGGATTTCCCGAAAGATGTCGCGACGGTAACAAATTTATAGTGGCTGAAAGACCAGTCAGACAGGTCAAGCGGAATTATTGTGCTGAAACAGAAGAATCCATTATTGAAGAGCGTAAATCCAGGAGGGAGAATGCTTCTAAAGGCTTCTTTGATGAAGGGATGATTGATGATTCTACATCCAACCTTCTTGATACATTGTTTATTGATCAATGA